One genomic segment of Chlamydiota bacterium includes these proteins:
- a CDS encoding aminotransferase class IV, with translation MSQNLIYFNNRFFKENEAPELILDRGLFFGDGIFESLRFINEKAIGLEAHIQRLFYGMEILKIEPAWKPEEILSLINKTVLESGLDDCYIRLSVTRGKWMGSIPPIVSGKPNLIIISRKFLPFREEIYERGYRTLTLPIRRNETSPLSQIKSLNYLDNILGRMEALEKEVDEGIFLNTKNGVTEGTASNLFLIQGKKLITPPQEDGILGGITRKIILERCPSLDLKPEIRSIHPDEIIQANEAFLTNALMGIVPWVESNGKKIGSGKPGPLTQSLRSLYKKLLK, from the coding sequence ATGTCTCAAAATCTTATTTATTTCAACAACCGGTTTTTCAAGGAAAATGAAGCTCCAGAATTGATTTTAGACCGAGGACTTTTCTTTGGAGATGGAATTTTTGAGAGTCTCAGGTTCATAAATGAAAAAGCGATCGGGCTTGAAGCTCATATCCAAAGACTCTTCTATGGGATGGAAATTCTCAAAATTGAACCCGCCTGGAAACCGGAAGAAATTCTTTCTCTGATTAATAAAACCGTTTTGGAAAGTGGACTGGATGATTGTTACATTCGTCTAAGCGTCACACGCGGAAAATGGATGGGGTCTATCCCCCCTATCGTTTCAGGGAAACCTAACCTCATCATTATTAGTAGGAAATTTCTCCCCTTTCGTGAAGAAATTTACGAACGAGGCTATCGCACCCTCACACTTCCCATCCGCAGAAATGAGACTTCACCCCTCTCACAAATTAAATCGCTTAATTATCTCGATAATATTTTAGGAAGAATGGAGGCCCTCGAAAAAGAAGTGGATGAAGGAATTTTCCTCAATACAAAAAATGGTGTCACCGAAGGAACAGCCAGTAATCTCTTCTTAATCCAAGGAAAGAAACTGATCACCCCTCCTCAGGAAGATGGTATTTTGGGTGGCATTACACGAAAAATTATTTTAGAACGATGTCCCTCTTTGGATCTTAAACCTGAGATAAGATCCATTCACCCTGATGAGATTATTCAAGCCAATGAAGCCTTTCTTACCAATGCCCTCATGGGAATTGTCCCCTGGGTTGAATCCAACGGAAAGAAGATTGGAAGTGGAAAACCCGGCCCCCTAACCCAAAGTTTAAGATCCCTTTACAAGAAACTTCTTAAATAG